A region from the Enterobacter roggenkampii genome encodes:
- the thiH gene encoding 2-iminoacetate synthase ThiH — translation MSTFTERWRQLSWDDIALRINSKTAADVERALQARHLTREDLMALLSPAASAYLEPMAQRAQRLTRQRFGNTVSFYVPLYLSNLCANDCTYCGFSMSNRIKRKTLDEAEIARECAAIREMGFEHLLLVTGEHQGKVGMDYFRRHLPTIRRQFASLQMEVQPLSQEEYAELKTLGLDGVMVYQETYHEATYARHHLKGKKQDFFFRLETPDRLGRAGIDKIGLGALIGLSDSWRVDCYMVAEHLLWLQQHYWQSRYSISFPRLRPCAGGIEPASLMDERQLVQTICAFRLLAPEVELSLSTRESPAFRDRVIPIAINNVSAFSKTQPGGYADDHPELEQFAPHDGRRPEAVAAVLTAQGLQPVWKDWDSWLGRASQ, via the coding sequence ATGAGCACGTTTACCGAGCGCTGGCGCCAGCTTAGCTGGGACGACATTGCCCTGCGTATCAACAGCAAAACGGCGGCTGACGTGGAGCGCGCGCTGCAGGCCCGTCATCTGACCCGCGAGGATCTGATGGCCCTGCTCTCTCCGGCGGCCAGCGCCTACCTCGAACCGATGGCCCAGCGAGCGCAGCGGCTTACCCGCCAGCGGTTTGGCAACACGGTGAGTTTCTACGTGCCGCTCTATCTCTCCAACCTGTGCGCCAATGACTGCACCTACTGCGGTTTCTCCATGAGCAACCGCATCAAGCGTAAAACGCTCGATGAGGCTGAGATTGCCCGTGAGTGTGCGGCCATCCGTGAAATGGGCTTTGAACATCTTTTGCTGGTCACGGGCGAACATCAGGGGAAAGTGGGAATGGACTATTTCCGTCGGCACCTTCCCACCATTCGTCGTCAGTTTGCGTCGTTGCAGATGGAAGTGCAGCCTCTGTCGCAGGAGGAGTACGCGGAGCTCAAAACGCTCGGGCTGGACGGCGTCATGGTCTATCAGGAAACCTACCACGAGGCGACGTACGCCCGACACCACCTGAAGGGCAAGAAACAGGATTTCTTCTTCCGCCTGGAAACGCCGGACAGGCTGGGTCGCGCCGGTATCGACAAAATCGGTCTGGGTGCGCTGATCGGGCTCTCCGACAGCTGGCGGGTGGATTGTTACATGGTGGCGGAACATCTGCTGTGGTTGCAGCAGCACTACTGGCAGAGCCGATACTCCATCTCCTTCCCGCGCCTGCGTCCCTGCGCGGGAGGAATTGAACCGGCTTCGCTGATGGATGAACGCCAGCTGGTGCAGACCATTTGCGCGTTTCGCCTGCTCGCTCCGGAAGTGGAATTATCGCTCTCAACGCGCGAGTCTCCGGCATTTCGCGATCGCGTCATCCCGATTGCAATTAACAACGTCAGCGCGTTTTCCAAAACGCAGCCTGGCGGCTACGCCGACGACCATCCGGAACTGGAACAATTTGCACCCCATGACGGACGACGCCCGGAAGCGGTCGCCGCCGTCCTGACGGCGCAGGGTCTTCAGCCCGTCTGGAAAGACTGGGACAGCTGGCTGGGAAGAGCCTCGCAGTGA